From the genome of Fusarium keratoplasticum isolate Fu6.1 chromosome 11, whole genome shotgun sequence, one region includes:
- a CDS encoding AA-TRNA-LIGASE-II-ALA domain-containing protein, translating into MTLPIRTFLAFQRDGKLSTLQTRVVAVQSYGDLEQHNQDLFKQGTEHDYAVITEQTIFHPQGGGQPSDVGKMTDQGGACFTVAAARMDATGNGQVLHFGRFNSPGDTFSQGHDVSQVIDLELRLLYSRYHTAGHVLGSAVNHLLKDKIDDFDELKASHFPDSASCEFQGLIEGKWKDVIQQKVDEFIAAKMPVEIDWWDEQDFRDNGLERLTPDASFVAPGEKFRVVKIVGAEVYPCGGTHVDTTDLCGETKVKKISRSKGKSKVSYLLP; encoded by the coding sequence ATGACCTTGCCGATCAGGACCTTCCTCGCCTTTCAGCGAGATGGAAAGCTTTCTACTCTTCAGACCAGGGTAGTGGCGGTGCAATCCTATGGTGATCTTGAGCAACATAACCAAGATCTTTTCAAGCAAGGCACTGAGCATGATTACGCCGTCATCACAGAACAAACCATCTTTCATCCCCAAGGCGGGGGCCAACCTTCAGATGTCGGCAAGATGACGGATCAAGGTGGCGCATGTTTTACTGTCGCGGCGGCTCGAATGGATGCAACAGGCAACGGTCAAGTCTTGCACTTTGGACGATTCAACTCCCCGGGCGACACTTTTAGTCAAGGCCACGATGTGAGCCAGGTGATCGACCTTGAACTACGCCTCCTCTATTCACGATACCATACTGCTGGTCACGTCCTCGGCTCGGCAGTCAACCACCTCCTAAAGGACAAGATCGACGATTTTGACGAGCTGAAAGCCTCACACTTTCCTGATTCCGCATCGTGCGAGTTCCAGGGACTCATTGAAGGAAAATGGAAAGACGTCATTCAGCAAAAGGTGGACGAGTTCATCGCGGCAAAGATGCCCGTTGAGATCGACTGGTGGGATGAACAGGATTTCCGCGACAATGGATTGGAGCGTCTGACGCCTGACGCGAGCTTCGTAGCTCCTGGGGAGAAGTTCCGCGTCGTCAAGATTGTTGGGGCAGAAGTGTACCCCTGTGGAGGAACCCATGTTGACACAACCGACTTGTGCGGCGAGACCAAGGTTAAGAAGATATCGAGAAGCAAGGGCAAGTCAAAAGTTAGCTACTTGTTGCCGTAA